The Grimontia kaedaensis genome has a window encoding:
- a CDS encoding helix-turn-helix domain-containing protein encodes MSESDAQDVYPSVTVERASVQADTPISPLRLGERLKEIRTKSGLTLEEASKLTGLARSTLSKIENEQISPTFQAMQKLAVGLKIDIPQLFAPPKSRQATGRRDITRAGEGKSRPTGTYEHELLATQLTNKKMFPFKSRVRARSFEEYDEWIRHDGEEFLLVLEGSIAFYSEFYEAIELNEGDSVYYDAAMGHMLTSLSEEDAQILWVTAS; translated from the coding sequence ATGTCAGAGTCAGATGCACAGGACGTGTATCCGTCAGTAACCGTTGAACGAGCCAGTGTGCAGGCTGATACGCCTATTTCGCCGCTGCGTTTGGGTGAACGGCTGAAAGAGATCCGAACCAAAAGCGGTTTGACGCTGGAGGAAGCCAGTAAGCTAACCGGGCTTGCGCGCTCCACGCTTTCAAAAATTGAAAATGAACAGATTTCCCCGACGTTTCAGGCGATGCAAAAGCTGGCAGTTGGATTGAAGATCGACATTCCACAGTTATTCGCACCGCCAAAATCACGCCAGGCGACAGGCCGTCGTGACATTACCCGTGCGGGAGAGGGGAAGTCGAGACCGACGGGCACTTATGAACATGAACTGTTGGCGACCCAGCTCACCAACAAAAAGATGTTCCCTTTCAAGTCCCGAGTGCGTGCCCGTTCGTTTGAAGAATATGACGAATGGATTCGTCACGATGGTGAAGAATTTCTTTTAGTGCTGGAAGGCAGCATTGCCTTCTACTCTGAGTTCTACGAAGCGATTGAACTGAATGAGGGCGACAGCGTGTACTATGACGCTGCGATGGGGCATATGCTCACCTCTCTCAGTGAAGAAGATGCCCAGATCCTTTGGGTTACGGCATCTTAA
- a CDS encoding L-serine ammonia-lyase, producing MSHSMFDLFKIGVGPSSSHTVGPMVASARFAAELRDKEILHNVETVTVELYGSLALTGKGHATDVACVMGLMGEWPDSVNPDDIPTMTNMVKGSKELPLDGHRFVPFDWDTDLVFHFDKVLPEHPNGMTLTAKGDNEEVLLCCTYFSVGGGFVVEKGETDALASDFTPPFPFNSAVELLEHCEKQEKSIADIMFANELARAKAQDKKASMKTVNEQIDAIWHVMNACIERGIEQDGVLPGGLALKRRAKKLHECIIKKDLDGLPLDTNDWVNMFAMAVNEENAAGGRVVTAPTNGAAGVIPAVLAYYNKFVSPNNVEGIRTFLAAAAAIGSLYKTNASISAAEVGCQGEIGVACSMAAGGLAAAMGATSAQIENAAEIGMEHNLGLTCDPINGLVQVPCIERNTMGAVKAINATRLALNGDGEHHVSLDSVIKTMHETGLDMMSKYKETSQGGLATNAIAINVVAC from the coding sequence ATGAGTCATAGCATGTTTGACCTGTTTAAAATTGGCGTTGGGCCATCCAGCTCCCACACAGTGGGGCCCATGGTCGCCAGCGCAAGATTTGCTGCAGAATTGCGCGATAAAGAAATACTCCACAATGTGGAAACCGTGACAGTCGAGCTATATGGCTCTCTGGCACTGACTGGGAAAGGTCACGCCACGGATGTGGCATGTGTGATGGGCTTGATGGGCGAATGGCCTGATAGCGTTAATCCAGACGATATCCCAACCATGACCAACATGGTGAAAGGCAGCAAAGAACTGCCATTAGATGGACACCGCTTTGTTCCTTTTGACTGGGACACTGATCTGGTCTTCCACTTCGACAAGGTACTGCCAGAGCATCCAAACGGAATGACACTGACAGCGAAGGGAGACAACGAAGAAGTATTGCTTTGTTGCACCTACTTCTCAGTTGGAGGCGGTTTCGTTGTAGAAAAAGGTGAAACTGATGCCCTTGCATCAGATTTTACGCCACCGTTTCCATTTAATAGCGCGGTGGAACTGCTCGAACATTGTGAAAAGCAAGAAAAGAGCATCGCCGACATCATGTTTGCCAACGAGCTTGCCCGTGCCAAAGCGCAGGACAAAAAGGCATCCATGAAAACGGTCAATGAACAGATTGATGCTATATGGCACGTGATGAACGCCTGTATTGAGCGTGGCATCGAGCAAGATGGCGTACTGCCCGGAGGGCTCGCTCTGAAGCGCCGGGCAAAAAAGCTACACGAGTGCATTATCAAGAAAGACTTGGACGGCCTGCCCCTGGACACCAATGATTGGGTCAATATGTTCGCCATGGCCGTCAACGAAGAAAATGCAGCGGGTGGCCGCGTAGTAACAGCGCCGACAAACGGAGCAGCAGGCGTGATTCCTGCTGTGCTGGCTTACTACAACAAATTTGTGTCACCCAACAATGTGGAAGGCATAAGAACCTTTCTTGCAGCCGCAGCAGCGATTGGTTCTCTCTATAAAACCAATGCATCTATTTCCGCTGCAGAGGTGGGTTGTCAGGGTGAGATAGGTGTTGCCTGTTCAATGGCAGCAGGCGGATTAGCCGCCGCCATGGGCGCGACCTCAGCACAAATAGAAAATGCGGCAGAAATCGGAATGGAACACAACCTGGGACTGACATGCGACCCCATTAACGGTCTCGTTCAGGTTCCCTGCATAGAAAGAAATACCATGGGTGCAGTGAAGGCAATTAATGCCACCAGACTCGCACTTAATGGCGATGGAGAGCACCACGTTTCGCTCGATAGCGTGATTAAAACCATGCACGAAACAGGACTCGACATGATGAGCAAGTACAAGGAAACGTCCCAAGGCGGACTGGCAACCAACGCAATCGCCATCAACGTTGTTGCCTGTTAA
- the gcvT gene encoding glycine cleavage system aminomethyltransferase GcvT, whose protein sequence is MSQDLLKTPLHALHIEMGAKMVPFAGYDMPVQYALGVRKEHIHCREHAGLFDVSHMGQLRLHGENAAKALEALVPVDIIDLPEGKQRYALFTNEQGGLMDDLMVTNFGDHLFVVVNAACKEQDIAHLRANIPADVELEVIEDRALLALQGPEAAAVLATLNPAVADMVFMDAAKMDLAGIECLVSRSGYTGEDGYEISVPADKAEEFARRLLLKEEVEWIGLGARDSLRLECGLCLYGHDIDTTTTPVEGSLLWAISKPRRADGERAGGFPGADIILDQIATKDVSRKRVGLLGSSKAPVREGAVLFDADDNEIGIVTSGTFGPTKGQPVAMGYVSTANAAIGTEVFAEVRGKKLPMTVEKMPFVPQRYYRG, encoded by the coding sequence ATGTCTCAGGATCTACTTAAAACCCCACTGCACGCCCTTCACATCGAAATGGGCGCGAAAATGGTTCCATTCGCTGGTTATGATATGCCAGTGCAATACGCGCTGGGTGTGCGTAAAGAACATATTCATTGCCGTGAACACGCGGGCCTGTTTGATGTTTCTCATATGGGCCAATTGCGCCTGCACGGTGAGAACGCAGCGAAAGCACTGGAAGCTCTGGTACCGGTAGACATTATCGATTTGCCAGAAGGCAAACAGCGCTATGCATTGTTTACGAATGAGCAGGGCGGCCTGATGGATGACCTGATGGTCACTAACTTTGGCGACCATCTGTTTGTGGTTGTTAATGCCGCATGTAAAGAGCAAGACATTGCACACCTGCGTGCAAACATTCCGGCAGATGTTGAGCTTGAGGTTATCGAAGATCGCGCTCTGCTGGCACTGCAAGGCCCTGAAGCCGCTGCTGTGCTGGCGACGCTGAACCCAGCGGTTGCTGACATGGTGTTCATGGATGCCGCGAAAATGGATCTGGCAGGCATTGAATGTCTGGTCAGCCGTTCTGGCTATACCGGTGAAGACGGCTACGAAATCTCTGTTCCTGCAGATAAAGCCGAGGAGTTTGCACGTCGACTGCTGCTGAAAGAAGAGGTCGAGTGGATTGGTCTGGGCGCTCGCGACTCATTGCGCCTTGAGTGTGGCCTTTGTCTGTATGGGCACGACATTGATACCACCACAACGCCAGTAGAGGGCAGTCTACTCTGGGCAATCAGCAAACCACGCCGTGCAGATGGCGAGCGTGCAGGCGGTTTCCCAGGCGCTGACATCATCCTTGATCAAATCGCAACAAAAGACGTTTCCCGCAAGCGTGTTGGCCTGCTGGGTTCAAGCAAGGCGCCAGTGCGTGAAGGTGCGGTATTGTTTGATGCAGACGACAATGAGATTGGTATCGTGACCAGTGGCACATTTGGTCCAACCAAAGGCCAGCCTGTTGCCATGGGTTATGTTTCTACTGCGAATGCGGCTATCGGAACAGAAGTCTTTGCGGAAGTACGCGGTAAGAAGTTGCCGATGACCGTCGAAAAAATGCCGTTTGTGCCTCAGCGTTATTACCGCGGCTAA
- the gcvH gene encoding glycine cleavage system protein GcvH → MDATLKFAESHEWVKDNGDGTVTVGISDHAQQLLGDVVFVDLPEIGTEVEVGEGFSLVESVKAASDIYGPVNGEVVEVNEDLEDSPELVNEAPFEGGWIAKIKLADDSNLDHLMNAEAYQATIED, encoded by the coding sequence ATGGATGCAACCCTGAAATTTGCTGAGAGCCACGAGTGGGTAAAAGATAATGGCGACGGTACTGTGACAGTAGGTATCTCTGATCACGCACAACAACTGTTGGGTGACGTGGTATTCGTTGACCTGCCAGAAATTGGCACCGAAGTTGAAGTCGGCGAAGGCTTTTCACTCGTAGAATCTGTAAAAGCAGCATCAGACATTTACGGCCCGGTAAACGGTGAAGTGGTTGAAGTTAACGAAGATCTGGAAGACAGCCCAGAACTGGTTAACGAAGCACCATTTGAAGGCGGATGGATTGCGAAAATCAAGCTGGCTGACGACAGCAACCTTGATCATCTGATGAACGCTGAAGCTTATCAGGCAACTATCGAAGACTAA
- a CDS encoding DNA-J related domain-containing protein, with translation MLAEQRDDIDNPLIWPILSVLEASNQSWKVHYLMAELQKNTIMDHLDDDPQLDLFKRNFLIMNALYQLQEMLLPQQWLQVESMDIRLMWRGAGTGFVQHEVNTDDPLRGYYMDWNNYDAQTEDVRELLSSFWKRYQQHVGHCSETTVERRNALAALGLAENASDSEIRRQWRKMALKWHPDRPEGDAATFRTMCEAWQSLRL, from the coding sequence ATGCTTGCGGAACAACGGGATGATATTGATAACCCTCTGATCTGGCCGATTTTGAGTGTACTTGAAGCGTCAAACCAAAGTTGGAAAGTGCACTATTTGATGGCTGAGTTACAGAAAAATACCATCATGGACCATCTTGATGATGACCCTCAACTGGACTTGTTCAAGCGTAATTTTCTTATCATGAACGCGCTCTACCAATTGCAGGAAATGCTGCTGCCTCAGCAATGGCTACAAGTAGAGTCGATGGACATCCGCCTCATGTGGCGAGGCGCGGGAACGGGTTTTGTTCAACATGAAGTGAACACCGACGACCCACTTCGCGGCTACTACATGGATTGGAATAACTATGATGCGCAGACGGAAGACGTTCGCGAACTATTGAGTTCTTTCTGGAAACGCTATCAGCAGCATGTGGGCCACTGCAGTGAAACGACCGTTGAGCGTCGAAATGCACTTGCAGCTTTAGGGTTGGCTGAAAATGCTTCAGATTCAGAAATCCGACGCCAATGGCGCAAGATGGCCCTAAAATGGCACCCAGACAGACCCGAAGGCGATGCAGCCACCTTCCGTACCATGTGTGAAGCTTGGCAGAGCCTGCGCTTATGA